One stretch of Leishmania infantum JPCM5 genome chromosome 24 DNA includes these proteins:
- a CDS encoding WD repeat protein produces the protein MTESGADVVCTGKVPPPVDAVSQRSSTAAAEEATSYQETVRFCTWRKHVRNLYQHLFHIDLVWESPVAQFMPYVTAKSGLTTHTILSGTRTGGQEQSYIQLLSATVPQDTQALDGSDVAYSEATGEVGGYGMAPHACGLNIERRILHDGDVLAARYAPVNPLLIASSSSNGNLYVFDWSRVPLGRFPNEPSRPRAPLPPNELSSDATEEERAQYQKRMRALNVVVTEQDRWDRRTGEGQHVLTLKGGKGASENLDWSTNAEGVVASGSTGRVCVWRVANLSKDDSRQVEPFKVFSLEDEEARVTQVNFSWTSPDTFVAASSTGAVYFNDVRMQHTTEVFSIENAATSLALSPLDGNALLVGDALGSVLFFDLRQSSKPVQVDCLHDDEVTTVQWCPHSRHLFSSGGHDGVVCIYNQTRHKTLFKHWGHTDVIMDLGWSWQEDGAGQLVSTDSNAIMLWRPRDFFYCA, from the coding sequence ATGACGGAGTCCGGCGCCGATGTCGTATGCACCGGCAaagtgccgccgccggtcgACGCGGTCTCGCAGAGGTCGtccactgcagcggcagaggaggcgacTTCGTATCAAGAGACGGTGCGCTTCTGCACGTGGCGCAAACACGTGCGCAACTTGTATCAGCACCTGTTTCACATTGACCTCGTCTGGGAAAGTCCGGTGGCGCAGTTCATGCCGTACGTGACGGCAAAGAGTGGCCTCACCACGCACACCATACTGAGCGGAACTCGCACAGGCGGCCAAGAGCAGAGCTACATCCAGCTCCTGTCTGCAACGGTGCCGCAGGACACGCAGGCCCTGGACGGATCCGATGTAGCCTACAGCGAGGCCACTGGTGAGGTCGGCGGGTACGGCATGGCGCCGCACGCCTGCGGCCTCAACATTGAGCGGCGCATTCTTCACGATGGGGATGTGCTGGCAGCCCGATACGCGCCAGTAAACCCGCTCCTCATCGCATCGTCCTCTAGCAACGGGAACCTGTATGTGTTTGACTGGTCGCGGGTGCCGCTGGGCCGCTTCCCGAATGAGCCTTCGCGGCcccgcgcgccgctgccgccaaacGAACTCAGCAGTGacgcgacggaggaggagcgagccCAGTACCAGAAGCGAATGCGTGCACTCAAtgtggtggtgacggagCAGGACCGATGGGACCGTCGCACCGGTGAGGGGCAGCACGTGCTAACGCTGAAGGGCGGCAAGGGTGCCTCGGAAAACTTGGACTGGAGCACCAATGCGGAGGGTGTGGTGGCGTCTGGTTCCACAGGCCGAGTCTGTGTGTGGCGCGTGGCCAACTTGTCGAAGGACGACAGCCGCCAGGTGGAGCCGTTCAAGGTCTTCTCGctcgaggacgaggaggcgcgcgtcACGCAGGTGAACTTCTCGTGGACGTCGCCGGACACCTTCGTGGCGGCGTCCTCCACTGGTGCCGTGTACTTCAACGATGTGCGCATGCAGCACACCACGGAGGTATTCTCCATCGAAAACGCGGCCacctccctcgccctctccccactTGACGGGAACGCGCTGCTCGTTGGCGACGCGCTGGGCAGCGTTCTTTTCTTCGACTTGCGCCAGAGCAGCAAGCCAGTGCAGGTGGACTGTCTGCATGACGACGAGGTGACCACCGTTCAGTGGTGCCCACACTCACGGCACCTTTTCTCCTCCGGCGGTCATGACGGTGTTGTCTGCATCTACAATCAGACCCGGCATAAGACGCTGTTCAAGCACTGGGGCCACACCGATGTGATCATGGACCTGGGCTGGAGTTGGCAGGAAGATGGCGCTGGCCAGCTTGTGTCCACCGACAGCAACGCCATTATGTTATGGAGGCCGCGGGACTTCTTCTACTGTGCTTGA
- a CDS encoding putative ATP-dependent RNA helicase — protein sequence MSEAEVQTEWSELPLDTRVLEALTDLAWKKPTAVQSACVPLALKGKDISIQSRTGSGKTGAFVIPAVQRIITEREQRGNARALPNPRVLILVPSVELCEQTAEAAQLIAKYVQPRLIIDNLTSGGAVTARRIQSAHIVITTAALLAKGCSQGTVTADTFQHVRFFVLDEADVVASMAERSLRTVQSLLPPSMQVILASATLTKGVAAVKGQLLRHPVNVVLTSEDVEELARGDVEDSAASPQGPVVESRVRVRDPLKKTLHQYYLVATDECHSHTLLFGLYRMALITGKTLIFVNDDEQTYRLQNFLEQLGVATLAYDANLPINVRLDTLRRFQSGMVSTLVCTDGTLESAMQLQASLEELRPGEKGSDGQSGSSSSRRRSRSASVCSRANTEAPSALHRGIDFAHVRNVVLFDGVEATDPIALSRYIHRIGRAGRAGEEGVSIAIFTVPQARKYLRPLQEYCTERGDAIRPFRQMQRAEVAKLQYRVDSVLGNITRASTRKMRVASVAAELSRSSYLANHLSQKDTDALQRVMRRSSKRIRVERNILEVPEYMHLSTADDVGAYRKRVQAKQTQSNRLRKATQKASADPLKAVVSKLRSSKRKA from the coding sequence ATGTCCGAAGCCGAAGTACAGACGGAGTGGTCTGAGCTGCCGCTTGACACGCGGGTGCTCGAGGCCCTGACAGACCTAGCGTGGAAGAAGCCGACCGCCGTCCAAAGCGCTTGCGTGCCGCTCGCGCTCAAGGGCAAAGACATCTCCATCCAATCCCGCACCGGCTCTGGTAAGACCGGTGCCTTTGTCATCCCAGCCGTGCAGCGCATCATCACGGAGCGGGAGCAACGTGGCAATGCTCGAGCACTGCCCAACCCGCGCGTCCTCATTCTTGTTCCGTCAGTCGAGTTGTGCGAGCAGacggccgaggcggcgcagtTGATAGCCAAGTATGTGCAGCCTCGGCTGATCATCGACAACCTGACGtctggcggcgccgtgacGGCAAGACGCATTCAGTCTGCCCACATAGTCATTACCACCGCCGCTCTACTGGCGAAGGGGTGCAGCCAGGGCACCGTGACGGCTGACACCTTCCAGCATGTCCGCTTTTTCGTCCTCGACGAGGCCGACGTGGTGGCCTCGATGGCGGAGCGATCCCTGCGCACGGTGCAGTCGTTGTTGCCACCGAGCATGCAGGTTATTCTAGCTTCCGCCACCCTAACCAAGGGCGTCGCGGCCGTCAAAGGCCAACTACTGCGGCACCCGGTGAATGTGGTGCTCACGTCAGAGGACGTGGAGGAGTTGGCGCGTGGCGACGTCGAGGACAGCGCAGCCTCGCCGCAGGGCCCGGTTGTCGAGTCCCGTGTCAGGGTGAGGGACCCGCTGAAGAAGACACTGCACCAGTACTACTTGGTGGCCACGGACGAGTGCCACAGCCACACGCTTCTCTTTGGTCTCTACCGCATGGCCCTCATCACCGGCAAGACACTCATCTTCGTGAACGACGACGAGCAAACGTATCGTCTCCAGAATTTCCTGGAGCAACTCGGGGTGGCAACGCTCGCGTACGATGCAAACCTACCCATCAACGTGCGCCTCGACACTCTGCGTCGTTTCCAAAGCGGCATGGTGTCCACGCTCGTGTGCACCGATGGCACACTGGAGAGCGCAATGCAGCTGCAAGCTTCGCTGGAGGAGTTGCGACCAGGTGAGAAGGGCTCGGACGGTCAGTCGGGGTCATCGTCATCGCGGCGCCGGTCGCGGTCGGCTTCCGTGTGTAGTCGTGCGAACACCGAGGCGCCATCGGCATTGCACCGCGGCATCGACtttgcgcacgtgcgcaacGTTGTTCTGTTCGACGGGGTGGAGGCGACTGACCCAATCGCATTGTCTCGTTACATTCACCGCATCGGCCGCGCAGGTCGtgccggcgaggagggcgtgtCCATCGCGATTTTCACCGTGCCGCAAGCCCGCAAGTATCTGCGCCCGCTACAGGAGTACTGCACagagcgcggcgacgccattCGGCCGTTTCGGCAGATGCAGCGGGCTGAGGTGGCAAAGCTGCAGTACCGCGTGGACAGCGTGCTCGGCAACATCACGCGTGCCTCGACGCGCAAGATGAGGGTggcctccgtcgccgcggagCTGAGTCGTAGCTCGTACCTGGCGAATCACCTCTCGCAGAAGGACACGGACGCCCTGCAGAGAGTTATGCGGCGGTCCTCAAAGAGGATCAGGGTGGAGCGCAACATCCTCGAGGTGCCCGAGTACATGCATCTGTCGACGGCAGACGACGTAGGCGCGTACCGGAAGCGTGTGCAAGCCAAGCAGACGCAGTCGAACCGTCTGCGCAAGGCAACGCAGAAGGCTTCCGCAGACCCGCTGAAGGCGGTGGTGTCTAAGCTGCGCTCCTCCAAGCGCAAGGCATAA
- a CDS encoding putative transcription elongation factor gives MSDSAQLPASSEAPPLSPPPLPGVPTHSVSPLAAPSRGAEDAQNSSAASPLKRPRVAEPITHFLTPNALGGLSQSCNLVSPSPATLTAEQARHDVHADTEAVSPKQARVESRSVTPRSPYSNLPRKIPRKTPVSSPTSSLTNSTLVTPPTAAAASHACTSAPSVSTAAKRITLHQRWAALLHGVFMKERPSSESDRVMDLCVRIVEAIPGDMEQTKDTFQTLLFNIKDSKNGELRRKVMEGELLVERLVTMDDLELANPELRKHIEEKIEERSKDTNLSEIRKAMRTSNSTLFKCRVCGARDSSWEQRQTRSGDEPMTVIITCNKCNTQWRKY, from the coding sequence ATGTCAGACTCCGCCCAGCTGCCCGCTTCATCCGAGGCGCCCCCGCTGagtccgccgcctctgcctggTGTGCCGACGCATTCTGTGTCACCGctagcagcgccgtcgcgagGGGCGGAGGATGCGCAAAACTCATCGGCCGCTTCCCCGCTGAAACGCCCACGCGTCGCCGAGCCCATTACTCACTTTCTCACCCCCAACGCTCTAGGTGGCCTCAGTCAGAGCTGCAACTTGGTTTCACCCTCCCCTGCGACTTTGACAGCGGAGCAAGCCCGCCATGACGTCCATGCCGATACCGAGGCGGTTTCGCCGAAGCAAGCGAGGGTAGAAAGCAGGTCTGTCACCCCGCGGTCTCCCTACTCCAACCTGCCGCGCAAGATCCCTCGCAAGACGCCCGTCTCCAGCCCCACCTCGTCCCTCACAAACTCCACGCTTGTCACGCCTCcgactgccgccgccgcatctcACGCATGCACGTCGGCGCCTAGCGTATCAACCGCGGCGAAGAGGATCACGCTGCATCAGCGGTGGGCGGCGTTACTGCATGGCGTGTTCATGAAGGAGCGGCCTTCGAGCGAGTCTGACCGGGTAATGgatctgtgtgtgcgtatcgTGGAGGCGATTCCGGGCGATATGGAGCAGACGAAGGACACTTTTCAGACGCTGCTGTTCAACATCAAGGACTCCAAGAACGGCGAGCTGCGACGGAAAGTGATGGAGGGAGAGCTGCTGGTGGAGCGGCTCGTCACGATGGACGACCTTGAGCTGGCCAATccggagctgcgcaagcatATCGAAGAGAAGATCGAGGAGCGCTCCAAGGACACAAATCTCAGCGAGATTAGGAAGGCAATGCGGACGAGCAACTCGACACTCTTCAAATGCCGCGTCTGCGGCGCTCGAGACTCCTCCtgggagcagcggcagacgcgctCGGGCGATGAGCCGATGACGGTGATCATCACGTGCAACAAATGCAACACGCAGTGGCGCAAGTACTAA
- a CDS encoding putative protein kinase yields MEGASDKLLREPFRANFKRERSSSYSTERGSPTSPHLRRLRPLPTSSSEGKGAADGDGEEDPHTRRQAEPELFELTPHGGTANTNVRATRFGVEGLRIGRDPSCCDLVLPSNSVSRLHCVLSVLGDDVFVHDNSFNGTFINGRRVGRGRCSVLHPRDTLSFLNPTLEEASRCGFEFAPLPGHSSSAFTAVEGLRRYELGPVLGQGSLAAVRLGIDRETGAPVAIKLIERGRFSCEEAAASLHTEIEMMRSMDHPHVVRVVDAFEGSGCVALVMEYVRGGDLFDYIVGRGRNPFTEAEARHLFGQLLEAILYIHGRSIIHCDLKPENVLVDVVRRGSDGEVDTTSASATATTQGVASSALQTDGDAALSVVDDHQAEAKTVSPYDVRLKLADFGSAKYEGGGAGGGMLETTGAATPVYAAPELACFPADGAPPHEITAVVDVWSLGVLLYILCSGTVPKPPRADAVVAFNRSMTHLSVLCKDLIARMMTVDPSQRPSLADVCHHPWLDGLTISGAPDRGALGSKDVLSVTAKLSPSFPEAAKPL; encoded by the coding sequence ATGGAGGGGGCCTCTGACAAACTTTTGAGGGAGCCGTTCCGAGCCAACTTCAAGCGAGAGCGCTCCAGCTCCTACTCCACCGAGAGAGGCAGCCCGACGTCTCCGCATCTTCGGCGGCTTCGTCCCCTGCCGACATCGTCTTCCGAGGGCAAAGGCGCTgcggacggcgacggcgaggaagacccGCATACTCGGCGGCAAGCCGAGCCGGAGCTCTTCGAGCTCACTCCTCATGGCGGAACCGCCAACACAAACGTGCGTGCAACGCGCTTTGGTGTAGAGGGTCTTCGCATCGGGCGAGACCCCAGCTGCTGTGACCTGGTGCTTCCCTCGAACTCGGTATCGAGGCTTCATTGCGTACTCTCTGTCCTTGGTGATGACGTGTTCGTGCACGACAACAGCTTCAACGGCACTTTCATCAATGGCCGCCGCGTAGGGCGGGGCCGATGCTCGGTGTTGCATCCGCGCGACACACTTTCCTTCCTGAACCCCACACTAGAGGAGGCAAGCCGGTGTGGGTTTGAGTTTGCGCCGTTGCCGGGGCACTCCTCATCAGCCTTTACAGCAGTGGAAGGACTGCGGCGGTACGAGCTAGGGCCGGTGCTTGGTCAAGGGAgcttggcggcggtgcggcttGGTATAGACCGGGAGACGGGGGCACCAGTCGCTATCAAACTGATTGAGCGGGGGCGCTTCTCCTGTGAGGAGGCTGCGGCCTCACTGCACACAGAGATCGAAATGATGCGCAGCATGGATCACCCACATGTTGTACGGGTGGTGGACGCGTTTgagggcagcggctgtgTCGCATTGGTCATGGAGtacgtgcgcggcggcgacctgTTTGACTACATCGTCGGACGCGGACGCAACCCTTTCACCGAGGCTGAAGCGCGCCATCTCTTCGGGCAGCTCCTCGAGGCAATTTTGTACATCCACGGCCGAAGCATAATCCACTGCGATCTCAAGCCGGAGAACGTGCTCGTTGACGTCGTCAGGAGAGGGTCCGATGGCGAGGTTGACACGACCTCAgcctcggcgacggcgacgacgcaggGTGTGGCGTcatcggcgctgcagaccgacggcgatgccgcgctcTCCGTCGTGGACGATCACCAGGCGGAGGCAAAGACGGTTTCGCCATACGACGTGAGGCTGAAGCTGGCGGACTTTGGCAGTGCCAAGtacgaaggcggcggcgcaggggGTGGCATGCTAGAGACCACCGGTGCCGCCACGCCAGTCTACGCAGCGCCGGAGCTGGCATGTTTTCCTGCGGACggagcaccaccgcacgAGATTACTGCGGTGGTGGATGTGTGGTCTCTAGGAGTGCTCCTTTACATTCTCTGCTCTGGTACCGTACCAAAGCCCCCCCGCGCTGACGCAGTCGTCGCCTTCAATCGGTCCATGACACATCTATCCGTTCTGTGTAAGGACCTCATTGCGCGCATGATGACAGTGGACCCATCGCAGCGCCCTTCCCTCGCCGACGTCTGTCATCACCCCTGGCTCGACGGCCTCACGATCTCCGGCGCACCGGACAGGGGCGCGCTGGGCAGCAAAGACGTCTTGTCTGTGACGGCGAAGCTGTCGCCGAGCTTtccggaggcggcgaagccgCTGTAG
- a CDS encoding transcription elongation factor-like protein — protein MSDSEWSSDSGVSNAEAIVAAALNMHLVELMTSQHPSRVSHRRPAYATSESTRASSAKISHKTRASGEAPRKQARVDISNLIRQALSQSGAHCPSANVDEVAGQVVAALRQRAGGAEVARAVTHALADPLNEELRESVLSGRLRPEELVALDEVSLLNQAERAVLEKARLERLNQHSVEYLERHNLTVTNMFTCPECGSRECYANFRFTDFVKWQGDDQTPTLLRCCRCSLSFRQ, from the coding sequence ATGTCGGATAGCGAGTGGAGCTCTGACAGCGGTGTCTCGAACGCTGAGGcgatcgtcgccgccgccctgaATATGCATCTTGTCGAGCTCATGACGTCGCAGCACCCGTCGCGCGTGAGTCACCGCCGACCTGCTTACGCGACCTCTGAGAGCACGAGGGCTTCATCCGCGAAGATCTCACATAAGACTCGTGCTAGTGGCGAGGCGCCTCGCAAGCAAGCTCGTGTGGACATTAGTAACCTCATCCGACAGGCCCTCTCGCAGAGTGGTGCGCATTGCCCATCCGCCAACGTCGACGAAGTGGCGGGCCAAGTTGTCGCTGCGCTAAGACAGAGGGCTGGCGGTGCGGAGGTGGCCCGAGCGGTCACCCACGCGCTTGCCGATCCACTTAACGAAGAACTTAGAGAGAGCGTTCTCAGTGGTCGTCTGCGTCCTGAAGAGCTCGTTGCCCTCGATGAAGTGAGCCTCCTCAACCAAGCCGAGCGCGCAGTACTGGAAAAGGCTCGACTTGAGCGGCTGAACCAGCACTCAGTGGAGTATCTAGAGAGGCACAACCTCACCGTTACAAACATGTTCACCTGCCCGGAGTGTGGATCTCGTGAGTGCTACGCGAACTTCCGCTTCACCGACTTTGTGAAGTGGCAGGGCGATGATCAaacgccgacgctgctgcggtgctgcaggtgctccCTATCCTTCCGGCAATGA